One window of the Glycocaulis alkaliphilus genome contains the following:
- the msrA gene encoding peptide-methionine (S)-S-oxide reductase MsrA: MVLNTNARWKTELVPAGEALPGRIQSVPTAATHFVKGGTLKAAVPEGHEEAIFAMGCFWGVERVFWQLPGVVNTAAGYAGGITPNPTYEEVCSGRTGHTEVVRVVFDPKRISFETLLKVFWENHDPTQGMRQGNDVGTQYRSAIYWTSKDQKKAAEASAKAYEAALKEAGKGAVTTEIREAGPFYYAEDYHQQYLAKNPQGYCGIGGTGVTCPIGIGISAPGQA; the protein is encoded by the coding sequence ATGGTGCTCAATACAAATGCGCGCTGGAAAACCGAGCTGGTACCGGCGGGTGAAGCCCTGCCGGGCCGTATCCAGTCCGTGCCGACGGCGGCCACCCATTTCGTCAAGGGCGGGACCTTGAAGGCTGCCGTGCCGGAGGGTCATGAAGAGGCGATTTTCGCCATGGGCTGTTTCTGGGGCGTGGAGCGGGTGTTCTGGCAGCTGCCGGGCGTGGTAAACACGGCTGCGGGCTATGCGGGCGGGATCACGCCCAACCCCACCTATGAGGAAGTGTGCTCTGGCCGCACGGGCCATACCGAAGTGGTGCGTGTGGTCTTCGATCCAAAACGCATCAGTTTCGAGACGCTCCTGAAAGTGTTCTGGGAGAACCACGATCCGACGCAAGGCATGCGTCAGGGTAATGATGTCGGCACGCAGTACCGCTCGGCCATCTACTGGACCAGCAAGGACCAGAAGAAGGCTGCCGAGGCATCAGCGAAAGCCTATGAGGCGGCACTGAAAGAGGCGGGCAAGGGCGCGGTCACGACCGAGATCCGCGAGGCCGGGCCGTTCTACTATGCCGAGGATTATCACCAGCAATATCTCGCCAAGAATCCGCAAGGCTATTGCGGGATTGGCGGGACTGGCGTGACCTGCCCCATCGGTATCGGCATCAGCGCGCCGGGTCAGGCCTGA